Genomic window (Flavobacteriales bacterium):
GCGAAGAACCAGGGCGAGGACCTCGTTGATGCCGTGATCAACTGGGGTGACAATAAGGAAGCCGACCCTACCTATGGTCCGGATGCGTTGCGTTTCATTTTCACGCGAACGATGAGCAACATCAATATCGCCTCCCAGATGGACGGATTGGAGTTGGCCCGTATCATTCCGGACCCCTCTGGGAATCAGGGTTACTTCGGCATTGGGGATTACTTCACCGCTGCGACGAACCCTTCGGAGCGGTTGGATGTGCTGAATGGCCGTGTGGCGATCCGGCAATTGCCCACGGACCCGGTAAGCGCCAGCATGGAGGCCGTTGTCCTGAACACCACCACCGGCGTGCTGGAACACCGTCCGTTCCCCACCACCACCGGTGGCCCGGATTGTGATTGGACCCCGATCGCTGGTGCGATCAATGAACTCCGCACAGCGAATGCACCGGCAGGGACCGTGGGTGCTTGCCCTGATCAACGCTGGAAGGTACAGATCGGGACGCCATCGACCGCAGGGCCATACAGGCTAACAGTCGGGGTGAACCAGGTCACCTGTGCGAATTGTGGGATAACCGGAGGGACCAATGTGGATGTTAAAGGTGATGGGGGCGGCAGTGTGAATGGTTCAAACATACTTGTAGAGTCCGCAACTTCCGGGTCCGCCAATCAGATCAAGGGGCTTAAAATCGTGACCCGCAATGCGGGGTCGATCAACTACGGCATAGAGGTGGATGCGACGAACAATGTTGCGAATATAAGCAGCTCTGTTTATGGGGCATGGATCAAAGCAGTGAACCAAGCGGGAGGGAAAACCGCACAATTGTATGGCCTGCGTGGCAGTGCTGAGGCAACGGATGTTAATTCGGCTACACTTGCGAAGGGGGTGTGGGGTAGGGCGGTCAATGGGATTACAAACGATGGCTTACGTGGGGAAGCCACTGGAGGGAGCAGCTCCACAAACTATGGAGTTTACTCGGATGCCTCAAGTGGTGTGATGAACTATGGGTTGCATGCTAAAGGGTCCGGTGCCACGGGTTCCACCAACTATGGGGTCTGGACCTTAGGGCAAAACGGGACCACGAACTATGGGGTCCTCGCAAATGCGATCGGTGGTGGGGGAAGCACCAACTATGGGGTCTGGGCCACCGCGTCGGGTGGGGCCACCAACTGGGCCGGGTACTTCAAAGGTCGAGTGATGATCACGGACTCGGCTTGGGTGCTGGGCAACCAGATCGTGACTTCGGACGCGAACCTGAAAACGAACGTGGAGGACCTTACCGGGGCATTGGACAAGGTGTTGCAGATGCAGCCGAAAACGTATGAGTTCATTCAGGATGCTCTGCCACAGGCGCACCTGACCGAAGGGCCGCAAGTCGGCCTTATCGCTCAAGAACTGGAGCCCATCTTGCCGGAGGCCGTGGGGCATACCACAGTGCCTGCGGAACTGGACAGTCTGGGAGCGGAGATTTTTCCGGCCGTAGCGATCGCGGGGATCGACTATAACAAAGTGACCCCGGTGTTGATCGGTGCGATCAAAGAGCAGCAAGCGATGATCGATCAGCAACAAGCCACCATTGCCCAACTCCAAGACCAGATCAACCATTGTTGCGCAACACAAGGTGATGCGGCCCAAAGAGGAAGTGCGGAACAAGGGTCCATGCCCCAGGAGAACGAACTCCAAGAGCAGCGCCTGTTGATCATCCCCAACCCGGTGGCGGACCTCACCACGTTGGAATACTACGTGCCCAAAGCGGGCAAGGTGAGCTTGCAGGTGAGCACCAGCGATGGGAAGCCTTTGGCCACCTTGCGTGAGGAACTGGCCGAAACCGGTGCATACAACTACAGTTGGAACACCACCAAGTTGGCGGCGGGCACCTACTTCTGCACCTTCATGCTGGACGGTGCCGTGGTGGTGAAGCGTGCGGTGAAGGTGAAGTGAGAAGAACAGGATGCAAGTGACCGCAGGGTCCGCTGATCATCGGAGATGATGGTTGGCGAGACCCTGCGGCTGCATGGGTTGCTTTTGCCAGCGTCTATGTCGTTTCCGCGATCGCCCGCGCCACTCGCAAACCGTCCATCGCAGCGCTGACGATACCTCCGGCATAGCCTGCACCTTCAGCACACGGGTACAACCCACGCACTTGCGGATGCTCCAGTGTTTCCAGATCGCGGGGAATGCGGACCGGCGAGCTGGTGCGCGATTCCACGGCCACCAGCACGGCCTCGTTGGTGCGGTAGCCGTGCATTTTTTCGCCGAAGGCTTTCAACCCTTCACGCAGACGGGATGCGATCGCTTGGGGCAGCACCTCGTCCATTGTTGCGGGGACGATCCCCGGCGGGTAGCTGCACGCGGGAAGGTCAATGCTGAGGCGACGTCCGATAAAATCCTCCATGCGTTGCGCGGGCGCGGACTGCCGCTCGCCGCCGAATTTCCAGGCGTTGCGTTCCAGGCTCTGCTGCCAGCGCAGGCCCGCCAAGGCGGCGTCCGGCCCTTTGCTTTCCGGGAGGTCCGCCGGGTCCACGGCCACCACGATGCCGCTGTTGGCGAAGGGATTGTTGCGCTTGCTGGGGCTCCAGCCGTTGGTGACCACCTCGCCGGGCGCGGTGGCGCAGGGCGCGATGATGCCGCCGGGGCACATGCAGAAGCTGTACACGCCGCGCCCTTCCACCTGCTGCACCACGCTGTAGCTGGCGGGCGGCAGGAAGGGGTCGCGGACGGTGCTGTGGTAGCGGATCCGGTCGATCACCGATTGCGGATGCTCGATGCGCACGCCCATGGCGAATGACTTCGCCTCGATCGCGATGCCTTTGGCGTGAAGCAGCTCGAAGATGTCGCGGGCGGAATGGCCCGTGGCCAGCACCACCGAAGTGGCGAGGACCTCATCGCCCTGTGCCGTACGCACGCCGTGTATGCGACCGTCGGTGATCAGGAAGTCGTTCACGCGTGTGCCGAATCGCACTTCGCCGCCCGCCGCTTCAATGGCCTCGCGCATAGCGGTGACGATCTCGGGGAGCTTGTTGGTGCCGATGTGCGGATGGGCGTCCACGAGGATGTCCGGCGAGGCACCGAACGCGGTGAAGGTCTTCAGCACCGCCGCCACATCGCCGCGCTTGTCGCTGCGGGTATAGAGCTTACCGTCGCTGTAGGTGCCCGCGCCGCCTTCACCGAAGCAGTAATTGCTGTCGGGGTCCACCACGTGATCGCGGTTGATGGCGGCGAGGTCGCGGCGCCGTGCGCGGACGTCCTTGCCGCGCTCCAGAATGATGGGCCGTAGCCCGTGTTCGATGCAGCCCAACGCCGCGAATAGGCCGGCAGGTCCGCAGCCCACGATGATCACGGGTTCCGCCTTGCTGACATCGGGCAGTTCCGGCGGTGCTTCCGGCAGTTCCGGGAATTCTTCTTCCGTGGAAACTTCCACACGCAAGCGCACCAAGGGAAGTTTGCTGCGCGCATCGATGGAGCGTTTCACCACGCGTGCGCCCTTTACTTGTTCAAGCTTCACCGAACAGGCTTCAGCGGCTGCTTCGCGCACCAGTGCCGGGTCGGCGGCCTCTTGCGGAGGAAGGGCGATGTCCACGGTGCGGTTCATGGGGAAGACATGAGTCGGGAGTCTGGAGTCGTAAGTCCGACCGTCCGATCACCACTCCGCATTATCAGCGATCATCCGCTCTTTCAGCGT
Coding sequences:
- a CDS encoding tail fiber domain-containing protein, encoding MAAFSRASGRGCAGVSMSENTDWMYVGAKNQGEDLVDAVINWGDNKEADPTYGPDALRFIFTRTMSNINIASQMDGLELARIIPDPSGNQGYFGIGDYFTAATNPSERLDVLNGRVAIRQLPTDPVSASMEAVVLNTTTGVLEHRPFPTTTGGPDCDWTPIAGAINELRTANAPAGTVGACPDQRWKVQIGTPSTAGPYRLTVGVNQVTCANCGITGGTNVDVKGDGGGSVNGSNILVESATSGSANQIKGLKIVTRNAGSINYGIEVDATNNVANISSSVYGAWIKAVNQAGGKTAQLYGLRGSAEATDVNSATLAKGVWGRAVNGITNDGLRGEATGGSSSTNYGVYSDASSGVMNYGLHAKGSGATGSTNYGVWTLGQNGTTNYGVLANAIGGGGSTNYGVWATASGGATNWAGYFKGRVMITDSAWVLGNQIVTSDANLKTNVEDLTGALDKVLQMQPKTYEFIQDALPQAHLTEGPQVGLIAQELEPILPEAVGHTTVPAELDSLGAEIFPAVAIAGIDYNKVTPVLIGAIKEQQAMIDQQQATIAQLQDQINHCCATQGDAAQRGSAEQGSMPQENELQEQRLLIIPNPVADLTTLEYYVPKAGKVSLQVSTSDGKPLATLREELAETGAYNYSWNTTKLAAGTYFCTFMLDGAVVVKRAVKVK
- a CDS encoding FAD-dependent oxidoreductase, translated to MNRTVDIALPPQEAADPALVREAAAEACSVKLEQVKGARVVKRSIDARSKLPLVRLRVEVSTEEEFPELPEAPPELPDVSKAEPVIIVGCGPAGLFAALGCIEHGLRPIILERGKDVRARRRDLAAINRDHVVDPDSNYCFGEGGAGTYSDGKLYTRSDKRGDVAAVLKTFTAFGASPDILVDAHPHIGTNKLPEIVTAMREAIEAAGGEVRFGTRVNDFLITDGRIHGVRTAQGDEVLATSVVLATGHSARDIFELLHAKGIAIEAKSFAMGVRIEHPQSVIDRIRYHSTVRDPFLPPASYSVVQQVEGRGVYSFCMCPGGIIAPCATAPGEVVTNGWSPSKRNNPFANSGIVVAVDPADLPESKGPDAALAGLRWQQSLERNAWKFGGERQSAPAQRMEDFIGRRLSIDLPACSYPPGIVPATMDEVLPQAIASRLREGLKAFGEKMHGYRTNEAVLVAVESRTSSPVRIPRDLETLEHPQVRGLYPCAEGAGYAGGIVSAAMDGLRVARAIAETT